One Sodalis praecaptivus DNA segment encodes these proteins:
- a CDS encoding phospholipase D family protein — MSRGENPIGATALRRTTAGRRRPGGRALHRLLLSFGRRGAFRPPQPSLAPAPEQTADTRLGQLLTPRYAGHPGQSGILALQDAEGAFVARLLMAATAERTLDVQYYIWNGDITGTLLMHALYQAAERGVRVRLLLDDNGTAGLDGILAAYDAHPRIEIRLFNPFVVRRPKLLGYLTHFRRANRRMHNKSMTADNQATIVGGRNIGDEYFGATSGIHFTDMDVLAVGAVVPDVSRDFDRYWSCASAVALDRVLPSGSLKALRFEVERATLAAQAPQARRYLQGLADCAIFNQLADDTLPMRWSTVTMVSDDPDKGRRELASQELMIYRLKQVMGNPVRRLDLVSPYFVPTGAGVSLFAAMVRQGVQVRVLTNALEATDVAAVHAGYARRRRALLEAGVILYEMRRQHADVRRRNAGPFGSSGSSLHAKTFALDDQQVFVGSFNFDPRSARLNTEMGFVIDDPVLAQAVDRAFDEEVPDSAYAVTLDEAGRLCWLERKDGREVRHYHEPGTGWLKRKMIAVVSRLPIEWLL, encoded by the coding sequence ATGAGCCGCGGCGAAAATCCTATCGGCGCCACCGCTTTGCGGCGAACGACGGCGGGCCGGCGCAGGCCTGGCGGCCGCGCGCTGCATCGTCTGCTGCTTTCCTTCGGCCGGCGGGGCGCTTTTCGCCCGCCGCAGCCGTCTTTGGCGCCGGCGCCGGAGCAGACCGCCGATACCCGACTGGGGCAGCTGTTAACGCCGCGCTATGCCGGTCATCCCGGTCAAAGCGGGATCCTTGCGCTGCAAGACGCCGAGGGCGCGTTCGTTGCCCGGCTGCTGATGGCCGCGACCGCCGAACGCACCCTGGATGTGCAGTACTATATCTGGAACGGCGACATCACCGGTACCCTGCTGATGCATGCGCTTTACCAGGCGGCGGAACGCGGGGTACGCGTACGGCTTTTGCTTGACGACAACGGTACCGCCGGGTTGGACGGTATATTGGCCGCCTATGATGCCCATCCACGCATCGAAATCCGTCTGTTTAACCCATTCGTCGTGCGACGGCCGAAACTTCTGGGGTATTTGACCCATTTCCGCCGCGCCAACCGTCGGATGCACAACAAATCCATGACCGCCGATAATCAGGCGACTATCGTCGGCGGCCGCAACATCGGCGACGAATACTTCGGCGCTACCAGCGGTATCCATTTCACCGATATGGATGTCCTGGCGGTGGGCGCGGTGGTGCCGGACGTGTCGCGGGATTTCGATCGCTATTGGTCCTGCGCCTCGGCGGTGGCGCTGGACCGCGTATTGCCCAGCGGCAGCCTGAAAGCGCTGCGGTTTGAAGTGGAGCGGGCGACTCTTGCCGCGCAGGCGCCGCAGGCCCGCCGCTATCTACAGGGGCTGGCGGACTGTGCGATATTCAATCAGCTGGCCGACGATACGCTGCCGATGCGTTGGAGCACGGTCACCATGGTGAGCGACGATCCCGATAAGGGACGGCGGGAGCTGGCCTCGCAGGAATTGATGATTTACCGGCTAAAACAGGTCATGGGCAACCCGGTGCGCCGCCTTGATTTGGTTTCGCCCTATTTTGTGCCCACCGGCGCCGGCGTGAGTTTGTTTGCGGCGATGGTTCGTCAGGGCGTTCAGGTACGGGTGCTGACCAACGCGCTGGAAGCCACCGATGTCGCGGCGGTGCATGCAGGCTACGCCCGACGCCGGCGGGCGTTGCTTGAAGCCGGGGTGATATTGTATGAAATGCGCCGGCAGCATGCCGACGTGCGGCGGCGCAACGCCGGGCCGTTCGGCAGCTCCGGCTCGAGTCTGCATGCGAAAACCTTTGCCCTGGACGACCAGCAGGTCTTTGTCGGGTCATTTAATTTTGACCCACGCTCGGCGCGGCTGAACACGGAGATGGGGTTCGTCATTGATGACCCCGTGCTGGCGCAGGCCGTCGATCGCGCCTTCGATGAGGAGGTGCCGGACAGCGCCTATGCGGTTACGCTGGATGAGGCGGGACGGCTGTGCTGGCTTGAGCGCAAAGACGGCCGCGAAGTGCGCCACTACCACGAGCCGGGCACCGGGTGGCTCAAGCGCAAGATGATCGCCGTGGTCTCCCGCCTGCCCATCGAATGGCTGTTGTAG
- a CDS encoding phosphoketolase, with product MDTPATRSQTAVSPQELHLMDRYWSAANYLSVGQIYLLDNPLLRQALAPVHIKPRLLGHWGTTPGLNFVYVHLNRIIRARDANVIYICGPGHGGPGMVANTWLEGTYSEIYPAVPQNEDGMRQLFRQFSFPGGIPSHAAAETPGSINEGGELGYSLVHAYGAVFDNPDLIAACVIGDGEAETGPLAASWHGNKFINPARDGAVLPILHLNGYKIANPTLLARCSDDDLNRLFSGYGYQPIFVAGDEPMPMHEKMAAALDKAFDIIQEIQKTARQGSAPQGVPHWPLILLRSPKGWTGPKEVDGKKTEGFWRAHQVPVAGCRDDDGHRQILAQWLQSYQPETLFDSDGRLRPELQQLAPEGNRRMGANPHANGGLLRRELIVPPIADYEVAIPRRGETQAQSTAVFGDYLRDVFTLNAERRHFRLFGPDETASNRLSSVFDATDRVWMEKIESFDESLSQEGRVMEVLSEHLCQGWLEGYLLTGRHGLFTCYEAFIHIVDSMFNQHAKWLKVARGLPWRKPVSSLNYLLSSHVWRQDHNGYSHQDPGFLDLVANKKADIVRIYLPPDANTLLWVGDHCLNTFDRINVIVAGKQPAPQWLTREEAAAHCKAGLGIWPWAGNENGSDGPDVVMACAGDVPTMETLAAVDLLRQALPSLIIRVVNVVDLLGLQSKQQHPHGHTDAFFDDIFTPDRPVIFAYHGYPYLIHRLTYKRQNHANFHVRGFMEEGTTTTPFDMTVLNEVDRFHLAIEAIERVPGLHQTPAAAAALALFRRKLDEHYHYVRAHGDDLPEVRDWRWQARS from the coding sequence ATGGACACCCCAGCCACGCGGTCCCAGACCGCCGTTTCACCCCAAGAACTACACCTGATGGACCGCTACTGGTCTGCGGCCAACTACCTCTCGGTCGGACAAATTTATTTGTTGGACAATCCATTGTTGCGCCAGGCGCTGGCGCCCGTGCATATCAAGCCCCGGCTGCTTGGCCATTGGGGTACCACGCCGGGATTGAATTTCGTCTATGTCCACCTTAATCGCATCATCCGCGCGCGCGATGCCAATGTGATTTATATCTGCGGCCCCGGTCACGGCGGGCCGGGCATGGTGGCCAATACCTGGCTGGAGGGGACTTACAGCGAGATCTATCCAGCGGTACCGCAGAACGAAGACGGTATGCGCCAGCTGTTTCGTCAATTTTCTTTCCCGGGGGGTATCCCAAGCCATGCGGCGGCGGAAACGCCGGGCTCGATCAATGAAGGGGGAGAGCTGGGCTATTCCCTGGTACACGCCTATGGCGCGGTGTTCGATAACCCCGATCTGATTGCCGCCTGCGTTATCGGCGACGGCGAGGCGGAAACCGGCCCGCTGGCCGCCAGTTGGCACGGCAACAAATTCATCAATCCGGCGCGCGATGGTGCGGTGCTGCCGATCCTGCATCTTAACGGCTATAAAATCGCTAATCCGACCCTACTGGCACGCTGTAGCGACGACGATCTCAACCGGCTGTTCAGCGGTTACGGCTATCAGCCTATTTTTGTCGCCGGAGATGAGCCGATGCCCATGCATGAAAAGATGGCCGCCGCGCTGGATAAAGCGTTTGATATTATCCAGGAAATTCAGAAGACGGCCCGCCAGGGCAGCGCGCCGCAGGGCGTTCCCCATTGGCCGCTTATCCTCCTGCGCAGCCCCAAAGGCTGGACCGGTCCGAAAGAGGTGGACGGGAAAAAGACCGAAGGTTTCTGGCGGGCCCATCAGGTGCCGGTTGCAGGCTGTCGCGACGATGACGGTCATCGGCAAATTCTGGCGCAATGGCTGCAAAGCTATCAACCCGAAACCTTGTTCGACAGCGATGGCCGGCTGCGGCCGGAGCTACAGCAGTTGGCTCCAGAGGGTAACCGCCGCATGGGCGCCAATCCCCATGCCAACGGCGGCCTGCTGCGCCGAGAATTGATTGTGCCGCCAATCGCCGATTATGAGGTCGCCATCCCCCGCCGCGGCGAAACACAGGCCCAATCCACCGCCGTGTTTGGCGACTATTTGCGGGACGTGTTCACGCTTAACGCTGAACGCCGCCACTTTCGTCTATTCGGTCCGGACGAGACCGCCTCAAACCGCCTCAGCAGCGTCTTTGACGCCACCGACCGCGTGTGGATGGAGAAAATCGAGTCCTTTGACGAGTCGCTGTCGCAAGAGGGACGGGTGATGGAGGTTCTCAGCGAGCATCTTTGTCAGGGCTGGCTGGAGGGCTACTTGCTCACCGGCCGCCATGGCCTGTTCACCTGTTACGAAGCCTTCATCCATATCGTTGATTCCATGTTCAACCAACATGCCAAATGGCTGAAGGTTGCGCGCGGCCTGCCCTGGCGCAAGCCGGTATCGTCCCTTAACTATTTGCTCTCCTCCCATGTGTGGCGTCAGGATCATAACGGCTACAGCCATCAGGATCCGGGGTTTCTCGATCTGGTCGCCAATAAAAAAGCGGATATCGTGCGTATTTATCTGCCGCCGGACGCCAATACCCTGCTGTGGGTCGGCGATCACTGTCTGAATACCTTTGATCGGATCAATGTTATCGTCGCCGGCAAGCAACCGGCGCCACAATGGCTCACGCGGGAGGAGGCCGCGGCGCACTGCAAGGCCGGCCTGGGTATTTGGCCGTGGGCGGGCAATGAAAACGGCAGCGATGGGCCGGACGTTGTGATGGCCTGCGCCGGCGACGTGCCGACCATGGAAACCCTGGCGGCGGTGGATCTGCTGCGTCAAGCATTGCCCAGCCTTATCATCCGCGTCGTCAACGTGGTGGATTTACTGGGTCTGCAATCGAAACAGCAGCATCCCCACGGCCACACCGACGCCTTTTTCGATGACATTTTTACGCCGGATCGCCCGGTGATCTTCGCCTATCACGGTTATCCCTATCTGATTCATCGCCTGACCTATAAGCGCCAAAATCATGCCAATTTCCACGTGCGCGGTTTCATGGAAGAAGGGACCACCACGACGCCGTTCGACATGACGGTGCTCAACGAAGTCGATCGCTTCCATTTGGCGATAGAGGCCATTGAGCGGGTGCCGGGGTTGCATCAAACGCCGGCGGCGGCGGCGGCGCTCGCGCTATTTCGCCGCAAGCTTGATGAGCACTATCACTATGTGCGCGCCCACGGCGACGATTTGCCGGAAGTCCGCGACTGGCGCTGGCAGGCGAGAAGCTGA
- a CDS encoding heavy metal translocating P-type ATPase, which yields MNGKEKLPYRAATITKAHPLDADDACCGSHPLNAGEIRTAPANGARPVGDACCGSCTPEAGDTRTAPANATAPLAASQAVNGAIRTPIRIMQMDCPTEEGMIRKKLAAMPAVTAMDFNLMQRVLTVVHSPDSLDGILTAIRSLGFTPEVAAGDAPLADAVVPRQRRWPLVLAAFAAFASEICHWLSLPGGTSAALALLAVVACGLTTYKKGWLALRQGTMNINALMSIAVTGALLLGQWPEAAMVMVLFTLAELIEARSLDRARNAIGGLLQSVPATASLQQADGSWQEVDVGTVTVGSLLRVKPGQRVALDGWVEQGQSTVDQASITGESLPVEKRPGDAVFAGTLNQAGSFCYRVSAASDDTTLARIIHAVSEAQGNRAPTQRFVDRFARIYTPLVLVMALLVALLPPLLLGGGWYAWIYKALVMLVIACPCALVISTPVTIVSGLAAAARQGILIKGGVYLEKGRRLRWLALDKTGTLTHGKPVLTDSLTFDARDIKALYPLASGLASRSDHPVSQAVAQAADIAGTPPALVSDFTALPGRGITGVIAGGQWYLGNRRLADELGLATDELAPRAAALEQQGKTLVMLMGEGRVQALFAVADTLKSHSRDAITQLHQLGVNTLMLSGDNTPTAKAIAAQADIDEAYGDLLPADKLQKITQLADRGTVGMVGDGINDAPALARADIGFAMGALGSDTAIETADVALMDDDLRKVARFIQLSHATHRILRQNIALALGIKALFLLLTLAGAGTMWMAVFADVGTSLLVVANGLRLLRQTPRERQTTSAAPARGNVAGQPLR from the coding sequence ATGAACGGCAAGGAGAAATTACCCTATCGCGCCGCGACAATCACTAAGGCCCATCCCCTGGATGCCGACGACGCCTGCTGCGGATCGCACCCGCTGAACGCCGGCGAAATTCGCACCGCGCCCGCGAATGGCGCACGGCCCGTCGGTGACGCCTGCTGCGGCTCGTGCACGCCGGAGGCCGGCGACACCCGCACCGCGCCCGCGAACGCCACAGCGCCCCTCGCGGCATCGCAGGCGGTGAACGGTGCCATACGCACGCCGATCCGCATCATGCAGATGGACTGCCCTACCGAAGAAGGGATGATCCGCAAGAAATTAGCGGCAATGCCCGCGGTAACGGCGATGGACTTTAATTTGATGCAGCGGGTACTGACGGTGGTCCACAGTCCGGACAGCCTGGACGGTATACTCACGGCAATACGGTCGCTGGGGTTTACCCCGGAGGTCGCGGCGGGCGACGCGCCGCTCGCGGATGCCGTCGTGCCGCGTCAACGCCGCTGGCCGCTGGTGCTGGCCGCTTTCGCCGCCTTCGCCTCGGAAATCTGCCATTGGCTATCGCTGCCGGGCGGGACCAGCGCCGCCCTGGCGTTGCTGGCGGTCGTCGCCTGCGGCTTGACGACCTATAAAAAAGGCTGGCTGGCCCTGCGGCAGGGGACGATGAATATTAACGCGTTGATGAGCATCGCCGTCACCGGTGCGCTGTTGCTCGGACAATGGCCAGAGGCGGCGATGGTGATGGTGTTGTTTACCCTCGCCGAGCTGATCGAAGCCCGTTCTCTCGATCGCGCCCGCAACGCCATTGGCGGGTTGTTGCAAAGCGTGCCGGCGACCGCTAGCCTGCAACAGGCGGACGGAAGCTGGCAAGAGGTAGACGTCGGCACGGTGACGGTCGGAAGCCTGTTGCGGGTCAAACCCGGTCAGCGCGTCGCCCTCGACGGGTGGGTTGAACAGGGGCAGTCCACGGTGGACCAGGCATCGATCACCGGTGAAAGCCTGCCGGTGGAAAAACGCCCGGGGGATGCGGTCTTTGCCGGTACGCTCAATCAGGCCGGTTCATTTTGCTACCGGGTTAGCGCCGCCTCCGACGACACCACCCTCGCCCGTATCATCCACGCCGTCAGCGAAGCGCAGGGAAACCGGGCGCCGACACAACGCTTTGTCGACCGCTTCGCCCGTATCTACACGCCACTGGTCCTGGTCATGGCGCTGTTGGTGGCGCTTTTACCGCCCCTATTGTTAGGCGGCGGCTGGTATGCGTGGATCTACAAAGCGCTGGTGATGCTGGTGATCGCCTGCCCGTGCGCGCTGGTGATTTCCACGCCGGTCACCATCGTCAGCGGTTTGGCCGCCGCGGCACGCCAGGGAATTTTGATTAAGGGCGGCGTCTATCTGGAAAAAGGACGGCGCCTGCGTTGGCTGGCCCTCGATAAAACCGGCACCCTGACGCACGGTAAACCCGTGCTGACCGATAGCCTGACCTTCGACGCCCGGGATATCAAGGCGCTTTATCCGTTGGCGTCCGGGCTGGCTTCGCGCTCCGACCATCCCGTATCGCAGGCCGTTGCCCAGGCGGCGGACATAGCCGGAACGCCGCCCGCCTTGGTATCCGACTTCACCGCCCTGCCCGGTCGCGGCATTACCGGCGTCATAGCGGGCGGCCAGTGGTACCTTGGCAACCGGCGGTTGGCCGATGAACTGGGGCTTGCCACCGATGAGCTTGCGCCGCGCGCCGCCGCGCTGGAACAGCAGGGCAAAACCCTCGTGATGCTGATGGGCGAAGGGCGCGTGCAGGCATTGTTTGCGGTGGCGGATACGCTGAAATCCCACAGCCGCGACGCCATCACGCAGTTGCATCAGCTTGGCGTCAATACCCTGATGCTCAGCGGCGATAATACACCCACCGCTAAAGCTATCGCGGCGCAGGCGGATATCGACGAGGCGTATGGCGACCTGCTGCCGGCAGATAAACTGCAAAAGATAACTCAGTTGGCAGACCGGGGCACGGTCGGCATGGTTGGCGATGGCATCAATGATGCGCCGGCGCTGGCGCGGGCGGATATTGGTTTCGCCATGGGTGCGCTGGGCAGCGATACCGCCATTGAGACCGCGGATGTCGCCTTGATGGATGATGATTTGCGCAAGGTGGCGCGTTTTATCCAGCTGTCGCACGCCACCCACCGCATTCTGCGGCAAAATATTGCCCTGGCGCTGGGTATTAAGGCGCTGTTTTTGCTCCTCACGCTGGCGGGGGCAGGGACGATGTGGATGGCGGTATTCGCCGATGTCGGCACCAGCCTACTGGTGGTCGCCAATGGCCTGCGTTTACTGCGCCAGACGCCGCGCGAGCGGCAAACGACGTCCGCGGCGCCCGCGCGCGGCAACGTCGCAGGGCAGCCGCTGCGTTAA
- the cadR gene encoding Cd(II)/Pb(II)-responsive transcriptional regulator, with protein MKIGELARLAACPVETVRYYEREQLLPAAIRDQNNNYRHYDKRHLEQLVFIRRCRSLEMTHDEIRELLAARSQPDAGCSAIDGLIQAHLEHVRTRMVELQALEAELNDLRGRCDAARATRHCGILHELDHQAPPAREPTAAHGSHVAGRLHGSDVSGSV; from the coding sequence ATGAAAATCGGTGAATTGGCCCGTCTGGCCGCCTGTCCCGTGGAGACGGTGCGTTATTACGAGCGCGAGCAGCTGCTGCCGGCGGCAATACGCGATCAAAACAACAATTACCGCCACTACGACAAGCGCCACCTGGAGCAACTGGTGTTTATCCGGCGTTGCCGCTCGCTGGAGATGACCCATGACGAAATCCGCGAACTGCTCGCGGCACGCAGTCAGCCCGACGCCGGCTGTAGCGCCATCGATGGCTTGATTCAGGCGCATCTGGAACATGTCCGCACCCGCATGGTGGAGCTGCAGGCGCTTGAAGCGGAGCTTAACGATCTGCGCGGGCGCTGCGATGCCGCGCGCGCGACGCGCCATTGCGGCATTTTGCATGAGCTTGATCATCAAGCGCCGCCAGCGCGGGAGCCGACTGCGGCGCACGGCAGTCATGTCGCCGGCCGCCTGCACGGCAGCGACGTTAGCGGTAGCGTCTAG